A genomic region of Exiguobacterium sp. Helios contains the following coding sequences:
- a CDS encoding ABC transporter permease, giving the protein MNHLATLVRVELTEAAKEYKYVWLTVFFVLLGLTQPLINLYMDIILQQLGGSIGVILDPNKLDPTPSEIFLSTISGQFDQIGLIILLISFMGLIATDRQNGMQDFILTRPVSIHCYVYAKLIAHWFISMFSIGFGILTSYICTVYLFGSFSITKLILFSVLYSIWILYLTSLVIVISVYVKHQVLIAVSAIGISFFLLLIKNVDLAFSDLLPSSILNVAEHQLVATYDVSYLSIVSCLVLIFCNLLWASKKLKN; this is encoded by the coding sequence ATGAACCATTTAGCGACGCTTGTGCGGGTAGAATTAACGGAGGCTGCAAAGGAATATAAATACGTTTGGTTAACGGTTTTTTTTGTTCTACTTGGTTTAACCCAACCTTTGATTAATCTGTATATGGACATCATTTTGCAACAGTTAGGCGGTTCGATTGGAGTCATCCTGGATCCGAACAAGCTAGATCCCACTCCGAGTGAAATTTTTTTATCAACGATCTCTGGTCAATTTGATCAAATCGGTCTGATCATCCTGCTGATCAGCTTCATGGGACTGATTGCAACGGACCGTCAAAACGGGATGCAGGATTTTATTCTGACACGCCCGGTATCCATACATTGTTATGTATATGCCAAACTGATCGCCCATTGGTTCATCAGTATGTTCAGTATCGGATTTGGAATCCTGACATCCTATATCTGCACGGTATACTTATTCGGTTCGTTCTCGATTACAAAACTGATTTTATTTTCTGTTCTATACAGCATATGGATTCTTTACCTGACCAGTCTTGTCATTGTGATTAGCGTCTATGTAAAGCATCAGGTTTTGATTGCTGTTTCAGCCATCGGAATCAGCTTTTTCCTCCTGCTCATCAAGAACGTTGATCTTGCGTTTTCCGATTTGTTACCCTCGTCCATCTTAAACGTGGCGGAACATCAACTAGTGGCAACATACGATGTTTCCTATTTAAGTATCGTCTCTTGTTTGGTATTGATTTTTTGCAACTTACTATGGGCTAGCAAAAAGCTGAAAAATTGA
- a CDS encoding ABC transporter ATP-binding protein, whose product MITIHNLHKTIDKQKILDGINLSIEDNECIGLLGPNGAGKTTLIKCLMGILSYESGDITFHSQPIEVYKKQIGYLSQYTDFKPWMTCQESLFFFGKLSGIKKDILKNRISETLKEVGLQDKQDVQVEQLSGGMKQRLGIAQAILHEPRFLILDEPVASLDPIGRNEIRKLIGRLKQRMTILLSTHILHDTQDICDRYVIMKNGRIIKHLFQKDQTINPKQLRIKFRDAVHVDQIREFFPSVIVEKLSAATFLITGTQPFDLKKVLTVCSLKHIDLISIGFHEIGLEDAFLELAADL is encoded by the coding sequence ATGATTACGATTCATAATCTGCATAAAACGATTGATAAACAAAAGATTCTCGATGGGATCAATCTTTCGATTGAGGATAACGAATGTATCGGATTGCTTGGCCCAAATGGCGCAGGCAAAACAACGCTGATCAAATGTCTGATGGGAATCCTTTCGTATGAATCAGGCGATATTACATTTCATTCTCAGCCAATTGAAGTTTATAAAAAACAGATCGGTTACTTATCTCAATACACAGATTTCAAACCGTGGATGACTTGCCAAGAGTCACTGTTCTTTTTTGGAAAATTGTCCGGCATAAAAAAAGATATCTTGAAGAATCGCATTTCAGAAACTTTAAAGGAAGTTGGTCTTCAGGACAAACAAGACGTTCAGGTGGAACAATTATCGGGAGGGATGAAACAACGTCTCGGAATTGCGCAAGCCATCTTGCATGAGCCCCGGTTTTTAATTTTAGACGAACCTGTCGCCTCCCTAGATCCAATCGGCCGAAATGAAATTCGAAAGTTAATCGGTCGTTTGAAGCAACGGATGACGATTTTGTTATCGACGCATATACTGCATGATACCCAAGATATTTGTGACCGTTATGTCATCATGAAAAACGGTCGTATCATCAAACACCTATTCCAAAAGGATCAAACAATTAATCCTAAACAGTTACGCATCAAGTTCAGGGATGCTGTACATGTAGATCAAATACGGGAATTTTTCCCATCCGTCATTGTGGAAAAGTTATCAGCCGCCACATTCCTTATCACAGGAACACAACCGTTTGACCTAAAGAAAGTCTTAACCGTCTGTTCTCTAAAACACATTGACCTGATATCAATTGGTTTCCATGAAATAGGACTAGAAGATGCGTTTCTCGAACTGGCGGCGGATTTATGA
- a CDS encoding PLDc N-terminal domain-containing protein, whose product MNTSITPLLEIDWLQLLPLILPILFLNVLLIGITLFDWYKRKNQIVLPYLWLWIIVSMQMVGPILYLMIGRRNARHDYDS is encoded by the coding sequence ATGAACACAAGTATCACACCTTTATTAGAAATCGATTGGCTTCAACTACTTCCTCTGATTCTCCCCATTCTTTTCCTAAATGTATTGTTGATTGGAATCACCCTCTTCGATTGGTATAAAAGAAAAAATCAAATTGTTCTGCCTTACTTGTGGCTATGGATCATTGTCAGTATGCAAATGGTTGGTCCAATTCTCTACTTGATGATAGGAAGGAGAAACGCCCGTCATGATTACGATTCATAA
- a CDS encoding transcriptional regulator: MAQYDILKKRLSGQGDVTNILFNERIDKMNLDLFKNQIRFKIALELIDRDNGLSIMQLNKLLSDVPQATLYRHVNAMLQDSLLKVVRLQRVGKVEEKIYALNTSGYKIKDEDWASATYEEKVNFVSFYFMYILQNYKNYHEKLITTDSADKATFSLVKLNLPDETFHSFQSELATLLEKYYALSMEKEDNENKRTVSLVIIP, encoded by the coding sequence TTGGCACAATATGATATTTTAAAAAAGAGACTATCAGGACAAGGTGACGTAACAAATATACTGTTTAACGAAAGGATAGATAAAATGAATTTAGATTTATTTAAAAATCAAATCAGGTTCAAAATTGCATTGGAATTAATTGACCGTGATAATGGATTATCCATTATGCAACTGAATAAGTTACTCTCAGATGTTCCACAAGCTACGCTATATCGCCATGTGAACGCGATGCTTCAAGATTCTTTATTGAAAGTGGTTAGGCTTCAACGTGTCGGAAAAGTCGAAGAAAAAATTTATGCATTGAATACATCCGGATACAAAATTAAAGATGAGGACTGGGCTTCAGCGACATATGAGGAGAAGGTTAATTTTGTCTCGTTCTATTTTATGTACATTTTACAAAACTATAAAAATTATCATGAGAAGCTAATTACAACCGATTCAGCGGATAAAGCAACATTTTCATTGGTTAAGTTAAATTTACCAGATGAAACGTTTCATTCATTCCAGTCAGAACTTGCTACATTATTAGAAAAATACTATGCATTATCAATGGAAAAAGAAGACAATGAAAATAAAAGAACTGTCTCGCTAGTTATCATCCCGTAA
- a CDS encoding DUF4256 domain-containing protein — MDQATLIDILHHRFTDHPDRHPAVKWDDIVSRLSSEMLHSLDWMEQTGGEPDIVTVPNGQWVFVDCAAESPSGRRSLCYDEAALEKRKKNKPVGNAVAEATAHGVALLTEVLYRHLQTIQPFDVKTSSWIETPESIRAQGGALYCDRRYDHVFVYHNGADSYYANRGFRTYFTL; from the coding sequence ATGGATCAAGCGACGTTGATTGACATCCTCCATCACCGGTTCACGGATCATCCTGACCGGCATCCCGCTGTGAAGTGGGATGATATCGTGTCCCGGTTATCCTCGGAAATGCTCCATTCCCTTGACTGGATGGAACAGACCGGCGGTGAACCGGATATCGTAACAGTGCCAAATGGCCAATGGGTTTTCGTTGATTGTGCAGCGGAAAGTCCATCGGGTCGCCGCAGCTTATGTTATGACGAGGCTGCACTGGAAAAGCGGAAGAAAAATAAGCCTGTCGGCAATGCCGTCGCGGAAGCCACTGCACACGGTGTCGCCTTGTTGACAGAAGTCCTCTATCGTCATCTGCAAACGATTCAACCGTTCGATGTAAAGACGTCGAGCTGGATTGAGACACCGGAGTCCATCCGGGCGCAAGGCGGCGCGTTATACTGCGACCGGCGGTATGATCATGTTTTCGTGTACCACAATGGAGCCGACTCGTATTATGCCAACCGCGGTTTTCGGACGTACTTCACGCTTTGA
- a CDS encoding recombinase family protein yields MIIGYMRPYFEDPTCEKQAEALKTYETDQVRIEEHSSSKRRYVLDQLLEDIRPGDIILVSHLYVLADSTRHLIEVLNALDTKQAYLLSIREDIDTRQALNQSFRDIVQHLVALQSDVVSMATREGLSKAKELGKQTGRPRKPDENVKRAIDMYQSKQYSLSEIREQTGISKSTLYRYLEK; encoded by the coding sequence ATGATTATTGGTTACATGCGCCCCTATTTTGAAGATCCAACGTGTGAGAAGCAAGCCGAGGCACTTAAGACCTATGAAACCGATCAAGTAAGGATCGAGGAGCACAGTTCCTCGAAACGACGTTACGTGCTTGATCAATTGTTAGAAGATATCAGACCGGGTGACATCATCCTTGTCTCTCATTTGTATGTGTTGGCGGATTCGACGCGTCACCTGATCGAAGTGTTGAACGCTTTGGATACGAAGCAAGCCTACCTCTTGTCAATCCGGGAAGACATTGACACCCGGCAGGCCCTGAACCAGTCGTTCCGTGACATCGTCCAGCATCTCGTGGCCCTCCAAAGTGACGTCGTCAGCATGGCGACCCGCGAAGGACTGTCGAAAGCAAAAGAGCTCGGCAAACAGACGGGACGCCCGCGAAAGCCGGATGAAAACGTCAAACGAGCAATCGACATGTATCAAAGTAAACAGTACAGTCTGTCCGAAATCCGGGAGCAAACGGGCATCAGCAAAAGTACCCTCTACCGTTATTTGGAAAAATGA
- a CDS encoding NAD(P)-dependent oxidoreductase, whose translation MKVAIIGASGKAGRVILEELAERGHALTAIVRDATRTKHDTVLERNAFELTTEELADFDVVINAFGASPGNEHQHVDLGRHLIDQLRGNSTRLIVVGGAGSLYVDQEKTDRLADTPDFPSAYLPTAKNQAKNLEDLQQTVDLHWTFISPAAFFDPEGPRTGKYQLAQDVLTLNAAGDSYISYADYAVALADEVEHHRHDKERISVVSA comes from the coding sequence GTGAAGGTTGCCATCATTGGAGCGAGTGGAAAAGCAGGACGGGTTATCTTAGAGGAGTTGGCAGAACGGGGTCACGCCTTGACGGCCATCGTCCGTGATGCGACACGGACGAAACATGATACGGTGCTGGAACGCAATGCGTTTGAGCTGACGACGGAGGAATTGGCGGATTTTGATGTCGTCATCAATGCCTTTGGAGCGTCACCCGGAAATGAGCACCAGCATGTTGATTTAGGACGGCATTTGATTGATCAATTACGCGGCAATTCGACCCGTCTGATTGTTGTCGGAGGAGCCGGCAGTCTGTACGTCGATCAAGAAAAAACGGACCGTCTGGCAGATACGCCGGACTTTCCGTCCGCTTACCTGCCGACAGCGAAAAATCAGGCGAAAAATCTGGAAGATTTGCAACAGACTGTCGATCTACACTGGACGTTCATCAGCCCGGCCGCCTTCTTTGATCCGGAAGGGCCACGGACCGGTAAGTATCAATTGGCGCAGGATGTCTTGACGCTGAATGCTGCGGGTGACAGTTACATCAGTTATGCCGATTATGCCGTTGCTTTAGCGGATGAAGTCGAGCATCATCGTCATGATAAGGAACGGATTTCTGTTGTATCCGCTTAA
- a CDS encoding Rrf2 family transcriptional regulator, with product MINSRLAVSVHILALIATHPDQALSSDYIAGSVNTNPVVIRRLIGSLRQAGLLSTVAGKTGATLKKDPHDITLLMIYRAVEPKETLFSIHDQPNPACPVGRDIQSALNQSFTRAQQALEAELGNETLSDILHRLVQAR from the coding sequence ATGATTAATAGCCGACTTGCGGTTTCTGTTCATATCCTGGCCTTGATCGCGACACATCCGGACCAAGCCTTGTCTTCTGACTATATCGCCGGAAGTGTCAATACCAATCCGGTCGTCATCCGTCGCTTGATCGGATCGTTACGCCAAGCCGGATTGCTTTCGACGGTCGCCGGAAAAACCGGGGCGACGTTGAAGAAAGATCCGCATGACATCACATTATTGATGATTTACCGGGCAGTCGAACCGAAAGAGACGTTATTCTCAATCCATGATCAGCCGAATCCTGCCTGTCCGGTCGGCCGCGACATCCAATCGGCCCTCAACCAGTCCTTCACACGTGCCCAACAGGCGCTTGAAGCCGAACTCGGGAACGAAACCTTATCCGATATCCTCCATCGTCTTGTCCAGGCAAGATGA
- a CDS encoding ABC transporter ATP-binding protein, whose amino-acid sequence MQDTFICRQLGKSFTGDGIETHALSDINLTLDGGDFISIIGPSGSGKSTLLSLIGTLDRPTSGMLSYGDQAIHQLKSKELSDFRFENVGFIFQQFHLIPTLTALENVMAPLFGRKVTYDKKERALSLLEKVGLADKAGSLPSQLSGGQQQRVAVARALVHEPKWLLADEPTGNLDTETGEIIFSLLRTLNEEKGCGVLFVTHDPALAERADRKIEMRDGLIIEDRRLVRA is encoded by the coding sequence ATGCAAGATACATTCATTTGCCGGCAACTCGGAAAATCCTTTACCGGTGACGGCATCGAGACCCATGCCTTGTCGGATATTAACCTGACACTTGATGGCGGGGACTTCATTTCGATCATCGGTCCGTCCGGCTCCGGAAAATCGACATTGCTCAGCTTGATCGGGACACTTGACCGTCCGACGAGCGGCATGCTGTCATACGGCGATCAAGCGATTCATCAGCTCAAGAGCAAAGAACTGTCCGATTTCCGGTTTGAGAACGTCGGCTTCATCTTTCAACAGTTCCATCTGATTCCGACACTGACCGCGCTCGAAAACGTCATGGCGCCGTTATTCGGGCGGAAAGTGACGTACGATAAAAAAGAGCGGGCCTTGTCGCTGCTCGAGAAAGTCGGACTGGCGGATAAAGCCGGTTCACTCCCGTCGCAGTTATCCGGCGGTCAGCAACAGCGGGTCGCCGTCGCCCGGGCCCTCGTCCACGAACCGAAATGGTTGCTGGCGGACGAACCGACCGGCAATCTCGATACCGAAACCGGTGAAATCATTTTTAGCCTGTTGCGCACTTTGAATGAAGAGAAGGGTTGCGGCGTCCTGTTCGTCACCCACGATCCGGCTCTCGCCGAACGGGCCGACCGCAAAATCGAAATGCGGGACGGTCTGATCATCGAAGACCGCCGGCTCGTCCGCGCCTGA
- a CDS encoding LLM class flavin-dependent oxidoreductase, which yields MRLGILDQVPRHEGDTIEQTMEATKRLVVEAERLGYDRYWFAEHHNTNGLLSAAPELFIARMGDATSKIKLGSGGILLPQYHPLQVAETFSTLAAFYPNRIELGIGNSPGGSERTRRALTDGADNAAAEFPRLLEEVEGFLTDSLSSRHPYRIVKTTPRIKERIPLSVLGLSPRSAILAAERGHGLVFGHFINPDKWQETLQTYRDAFVPVDGRTPNVIVCVFVICAETMGEAEALARTQDAWIQGIRLGHSIVPSFATTENKSWNAEQQQRIQHDRRRTIVGTPDEVAEALQALSDRYQTDQFLLINNAFDQDKRLRSYQLIAERLLH from the coding sequence ATGCGCTTAGGAATCTTGGATCAGGTCCCGCGTCACGAGGGGGATACGATCGAACAGACGATGGAGGCGACAAAACGACTGGTCGTCGAGGCGGAACGCCTTGGGTATGACCGGTACTGGTTTGCTGAACATCACAACACGAACGGGTTGCTCAGTGCGGCGCCAGAATTGTTCATTGCCCGGATGGGGGACGCGACCTCGAAAATTAAGCTCGGTTCCGGCGGGATCTTACTGCCGCAGTATCATCCGCTTCAAGTAGCCGAGACGTTTTCGACACTGGCTGCGTTTTATCCGAACCGGATTGAACTTGGAATCGGCAATTCGCCGGGCGGCAGTGAACGGACCCGGCGTGCATTGACAGACGGGGCAGATAACGCGGCTGCTGAATTTCCGCGGTTACTCGAAGAGGTTGAAGGTTTTTTGACAGATTCCTTGTCGTCGCGTCATCCGTACCGGATCGTCAAGACGACACCGCGGATCAAGGAACGGATCCCGTTATCCGTGCTCGGACTGTCGCCGCGCAGTGCGATACTCGCCGCTGAGCGGGGACACGGACTCGTGTTTGGTCATTTCATCAATCCCGACAAGTGGCAAGAAACGCTGCAGACGTACCGCGACGCATTCGTTCCGGTCGACGGACGAACACCGAACGTCATCGTCTGTGTTTTCGTCATCTGTGCCGAAACGATGGGAGAAGCAGAAGCCTTGGCACGGACGCAAGACGCCTGGATTCAAGGGATCCGGCTTGGCCATTCGATCGTGCCGTCGTTTGCGACCACAGAAAATAAGTCGTGGAATGCCGAGCAACAACAACGAATCCAGCACGACCGCCGGCGGACAATTGTCGGGACACCAGACGAAGTCGCCGAGGCACTGCAGGCGTTGTCCGACCGTTACCAGACCGATCAGTTTCTGTTGATCAATAATGCGTTTGATCAGGACAAGCGGCTCCGGTCCTATCAGTTGATTGCCGAACGATTGCTCCATTAA
- a CDS encoding SDR family oxidoreductase: MIENKVVIITGASSGIGEATAKLLAKQGAQLVLAARREDRLKTLQQEIEQLGGKAVYQVTDVTDASQVDALAKLAQDTFGSVDVLVNNAGLMPLSKLNKNKQDEWNTMVDVNIKGVLYGIGAVLPYMREQKRGHIINISSVAGHDVMPSSAVYSGTKFAVRAITEGLRKEESVENKIRATIISPGAVDTELKDHITDEEIKQGIGDLKAMDADAIARAIAYAVNEPDDVAVNEILIRPTAQQ, from the coding sequence ATGATCGAAAACAAAGTCGTCATCATTACAGGAGCATCAAGTGGCATCGGGGAAGCTACTGCTAAGTTACTCGCTAAACAAGGTGCGCAACTGGTCCTCGCAGCGCGCCGGGAAGATCGTTTGAAAACTTTGCAACAGGAAATCGAACAACTCGGCGGTAAAGCCGTCTATCAGGTGACGGACGTCACGGACGCGTCGCAAGTCGATGCACTCGCGAAACTTGCACAAGATACGTTCGGTTCGGTCGACGTACTCGTCAACAATGCGGGCTTGATGCCGCTTTCGAAACTAAACAAAAACAAACAGGATGAGTGGAACACGATGGTTGATGTCAACATCAAAGGTGTCCTCTACGGCATCGGTGCGGTTCTGCCCTATATGCGCGAGCAGAAACGCGGACATATCATCAACATCTCGTCTGTCGCAGGACACGACGTCATGCCGTCTAGTGCCGTTTACAGCGGGACGAAATTTGCCGTCCGTGCGATTACGGAAGGTTTGCGAAAAGAAGAGTCGGTCGAAAACAAGATCCGCGCGACAATCATTTCACCGGGAGCAGTTGATACCGAATTGAAAGATCACATCACGGACGAAGAAATCAAACAAGGCATCGGCGACTTAAAAGCGATGGACGCTGACGCCATTGCCCGTGCGATTGCTTACGCCGTCAATGAACCGGACGATGTGGCGGTCAATGAAATCCTGATCCGCCCGACTGCCCAACAATAA
- the nikA gene encoding nickel ABC transporter substrate-binding protein produces MFTYKKYLRQTVRTIALGAVLLSGCSPETESTESDHLTFVYNFSTLSLDPHRDSSYVPLRAGVTETLVRLDDEKLTVEPWLAKSWKNETETVWRLELQQGITFQNGKTVDADAIKSSLERSIAENMGVKNALKIKSIKVDGNDLLFETNTVYPEFISELVNPNTAIIDTTAKKIEARPIGTGPFTVSAFSPGTKVELTRFEGYWGRPAKLETVNFLFNEDAGARTMSLQSGQADIVYRPEAESVDRLKKNGFAIDVTETFRVHQLTMNVTDGPMQSLPVRKAIDALIDRKQLVDHVLQGYATVATGPFISSFPFAPDYEQRTDQTAISYLKQAGYILQDGQMQKDGQPLTLTLLTYSARPDLPLIAQVLQDDAKKIGITIKIRQIDVPEEYMSSHRDWDLATYSNLTAPRGDAGYYLNATYHPQGGLNFSGVNDGALTKQLDQLNRTVNPAKRNALAEQIARDVDQKQFNSFLLHPATLVAYDQSRVKGWKTEKSEYYMITNMLEVK; encoded by the coding sequence ATGTTTACATATAAAAAATACTTACGACAGACCGTTCGGACGATTGCACTCGGAGCGGTACTACTCAGTGGTTGCAGCCCGGAAACGGAATCAACAGAAAGCGACCACTTGACGTTCGTTTATAATTTTTCAACGTTATCGCTCGATCCGCACCGCGACAGCAGTTACGTCCCACTGCGAGCAGGTGTAACAGAAACATTGGTCCGGCTGGATGATGAGAAACTGACTGTCGAGCCGTGGCTTGCGAAAAGCTGGAAAAATGAAACTGAAACGGTCTGGCGGCTTGAGTTACAGCAAGGCATCACCTTCCAAAACGGAAAAACAGTTGATGCGGATGCCATCAAATCTTCTCTTGAGCGATCAATCGCAGAGAATATGGGTGTCAAAAATGCATTGAAGATCAAGTCGATAAAAGTCGACGGAAACGATCTTTTGTTTGAAACGAATACAGTCTATCCGGAATTCATCTCGGAACTTGTCAATCCAAATACAGCTATCATCGATACAACGGCAAAAAAAATAGAGGCCCGACCAATCGGGACTGGACCGTTTACGGTGTCTGCTTTCTCACCCGGGACAAAAGTGGAATTAACACGGTTTGAGGGATACTGGGGACGACCGGCAAAACTTGAAACCGTCAACTTTTTATTTAATGAAGATGCTGGAGCCCGAACGATGTCACTACAATCCGGTCAGGCAGATATCGTGTACCGTCCTGAAGCCGAATCGGTCGATCGACTGAAGAAAAACGGATTTGCGATTGACGTGACGGAAACGTTTCGTGTCCACCAGTTGACGATGAACGTAACGGACGGACCGATGCAGTCCCTTCCTGTACGAAAAGCGATCGATGCATTGATTGACCGCAAACAGTTGGTCGATCATGTCCTGCAAGGGTATGCGACGGTCGCGACCGGACCATTCATTTCGTCGTTCCCTTTTGCTCCGGATTATGAGCAGCGGACGGACCAAACGGCGATATCTTATTTAAAGCAAGCCGGCTATATCTTACAGGACGGTCAGATGCAAAAGGACGGCCAGCCGTTGACGTTAACGTTGTTGACCTATTCCGCCCGTCCGGACTTACCTTTGATTGCTCAAGTCTTACAGGATGATGCCAAAAAAATCGGTATCACGATTAAAATCAGACAGATTGATGTTCCGGAAGAATATATGAGCAGTCACCGGGACTGGGATCTTGCGACATACAGCAATCTGACAGCACCGCGCGGCGACGCCGGCTATTATCTCAATGCGACCTATCATCCGCAAGGTGGACTGAACTTCAGCGGCGTCAACGATGGGGCGTTGACAAAACAACTGGATCAACTAAACCGGACAGTCAATCCGGCGAAACGGAATGCTCTTGCGGAACAGATTGCCCGAGACGTCGACCAAAAACAGTTCAACAGCTTTTTATTACATCCTGCGACACTCGTCGCTTATGACCAGTCCCGCGTCAAAGGATGGAAAACGGAAAAAAGTGAATATTATATGATTACGAATATGTTAGAGGTGAAATGA
- a CDS encoding ABC transporter permease — protein MGRLLIRQAGEAFLFLFLMTFGSFALVRLLPGDPVLTLLNVDELSATPEQIQDVRENLGFDKPLYTQYTDWLISISRLDFGESFMTGRPVFSMLQDSYQATFEIAGTGLLLALLLALPLGTWSAYSNHPAVRFFTDIVSLLGAAVPSFWIGLILTDWFAVRLVWLPVMGRDGIESVILPAVSLSLALASVYIQLLRINIQKELAKDYIQIARARGIAEKTIFWKYAVRGSLPPVLAVFTLTLGSLAGGVVILEVVFSYPGVGKLMVEAVLQRDYPLIQGYILLTTGIIVTLNLLMRLLTQCLRPEWKGGRL, from the coding sequence ATGGGACGGTTGCTCATCCGCCAGGCAGGGGAGGCCTTTCTCTTTCTATTTCTGATGACATTCGGAAGTTTTGCCTTAGTGCGTCTCCTTCCGGGAGATCCCGTACTCACCTTACTTAATGTCGATGAATTGAGCGCGACACCGGAGCAAATTCAGGATGTTCGGGAAAACCTTGGTTTTGACAAACCGTTATACACGCAGTATACGGATTGGCTGATTTCAATCAGCCGTCTTGATTTCGGTGAATCGTTTATGACGGGACGTCCGGTTTTTTCAATGTTGCAGGACAGTTACCAAGCGACGTTTGAAATCGCCGGCACCGGTTTACTGCTTGCGCTGTTGCTTGCCCTCCCTCTTGGCACATGGAGTGCCTATTCGAACCACCCGGCTGTCCGCTTCTTTACAGACATTGTGTCGTTACTAGGCGCAGCGGTTCCGAGTTTTTGGATCGGTCTGATCCTGACTGATTGGTTTGCTGTCCGACTGGTCTGGCTCCCGGTCATGGGACGTGACGGCATTGAATCCGTCATTTTACCCGCCGTTTCACTCAGTCTGGCATTAGCCAGTGTCTATATCCAACTGTTGCGTATCAACATCCAAAAGGAACTGGCCAAAGACTATATTCAGATTGCCCGAGCACGTGGAATCGCTGAAAAAACGATTTTTTGGAAGTATGCTGTTCGCGGCAGTCTGCCACCGGTGCTTGCTGTCTTCACCTTGACACTCGGAAGTCTTGCCGGCGGTGTCGTGATTCTTGAAGTCGTGTTTTCCTACCCCGGTGTCGGTAAGTTGATGGTTGAAGCCGTCTTACAACGGGATTACCCTTTGATTCAAGGATACATCCTGTTGACGACCGGTATCATCGTGACATTGAATCTCCTGATGCGTCTGTTGACACAGTGTCTCCGACCCGAATGGAAAGGGGGAAGACTATGA
- a CDS encoding ABC transporter permease, with protein sequence MKRLFYGLLILIPLMYLMMHSPYTTDISNRLAPVSKAHWLGTDALGRDFLARLIVAGLISLLFSGLTVLLTACIGTILGLFAGYYGGLLQRIIRRIEESLIIFPDTVLALVLAGLLGAGMHSLIWAILLIKWVSYARLTESIVTATKQSEYIWMARVNGLSDGMIIRQHLLAPVLRQIRNVMSVDLGKIILFLSAFSYIGLGVQAPVPEWGALLNEGRPYFQVAPRFMLWPGLCIVLTVSFTMWWNRRFQQKEGDCR encoded by the coding sequence ATGAAACGTCTTTTTTATGGACTGTTGATCCTGATTCCACTGATGTACTTGATGATGCATTCCCCGTATACGACGGATATTTCCAACCGGTTGGCACCGGTCTCGAAGGCACATTGGCTCGGTACGGACGCCTTAGGACGTGACTTTCTCGCCCGATTGATTGTAGCCGGTTTGATTTCACTTTTATTCAGCGGTCTTACCGTCCTGTTGACGGCATGTATTGGGACCATCCTTGGACTGTTCGCCGGATATTACGGCGGACTGTTACAACGGATCATCCGACGAATCGAAGAAAGTCTGATTATTTTTCCCGACACGGTACTTGCATTAGTGTTAGCAGGCTTACTCGGAGCCGGCATGCATAGTCTCATTTGGGCGATTTTACTGATTAAATGGGTTTCCTATGCCCGCTTGACCGAAAGCATCGTCACGGCGACAAAACAATCCGAATATATTTGGATGGCACGTGTCAACGGATTATCGGACGGTATGATCATCCGGCAACACCTGTTAGCACCTGTTCTGCGACAAATCCGGAATGTGATGAGTGTTGATCTCGGTAAAATCATTTTGTTTTTATCTGCCTTCTCTTATATCGGGCTCGGAGTCCAAGCACCTGTACCTGAATGGGGCGCGCTGTTGAATGAAGGTCGACCGTATTTCCAGGTCGCCCCCCGGTTCATGCTTTGGCCGGGTCTCTGTATCGTCCTGACGGTCAGTTTCACGATGTGGTGGAACCGTCGTTTCCAACAAAAGGAAGGAGACTGCCGATGA